The Nitrosomonas sp. sh817 genome includes a window with the following:
- the flhF gene encoding flagellar biosynthesis protein FlhF, with product MKVKRYIASTSREALRQVKEELGEDAVILSNRKIRNGVEIMALADAEMSNLVQQDTPAPSLSSLSRHYESQNDFTEAETYSKRVPENPLQQPSLHENDSISATFARDIIAEIQAMRTTLEDQMATVAWGNFTQRRPDKVKLLRTLLDCGFSPLLTRHLIGKLPEDLDYEQSLKQAMSILTANLRTAVSDDMIERGGIYALVGPTGVGKTTTTAKLAARCVIRHGADKVALLTTDSYRIGGHEQLRIYGQLLGIPVRNIKDTEDLQLTLSELRNKHMVLIDTVGMSQRDRMVVQQMSMLRNCGMEVKRILILSATCNGKTLDEIISAYQEGGISGCIITKVDEAASLGVVLDAAIRRKLMLHYVANGQKVPEDIHAAHSRYLLHRAFKSSPKDSAFTLQDAEFALIMATKGEAETLSSMGQAIAGLAYD from the coding sequence ATGAAAGTAAAACGATATATTGCATCGACATCGCGCGAAGCGTTGCGGCAAGTCAAAGAAGAACTTGGCGAAGATGCCGTTATTTTATCCAACCGGAAAATCAGAAACGGTGTAGAGATCATGGCATTAGCCGATGCCGAGATGTCCAATTTAGTCCAGCAGGACACGCCTGCGCCGAGTTTATCTTCTCTCAGCAGACACTATGAATCGCAAAATGATTTTACCGAAGCAGAGACTTATTCAAAGCGAGTGCCTGAAAACCCGCTGCAACAACCGTCATTGCATGAAAATGACTCGATTTCCGCAACGTTTGCACGCGACATAATCGCCGAGATTCAAGCGATGCGCACTACCCTGGAAGACCAAATGGCAACTGTCGCTTGGGGAAACTTCACACAGCGCCGGCCGGATAAAGTAAAACTGCTGCGAACTTTGTTGGATTGCGGCTTTAGCCCGCTATTAACACGTCATTTGATCGGAAAATTACCGGAAGATTTGGACTATGAACAAAGCCTGAAACAAGCCATGTCAATTTTGACGGCTAATCTTCGAACAGCCGTCAGTGACGACATGATTGAACGGGGCGGTATCTATGCGTTGGTCGGGCCGACCGGCGTCGGTAAAACGACGACTACGGCAAAGCTTGCGGCCCGCTGTGTTATTCGCCATGGTGCGGATAAAGTTGCATTGCTTACCACCGACAGCTACCGGATTGGCGGTCATGAACAGCTTAGAATCTATGGGCAATTGCTGGGAATACCCGTCCGCAATATCAAAGATACTGAAGACCTGCAACTGACGCTCTCCGAATTGCGTAATAAACATATGGTATTGATTGATACCGTCGGGATGAGTCAACGCGATCGAATGGTGGTGCAGCAAATGTCCATGCTCAGGAATTGCGGAATGGAAGTAAAACGCATTCTGATCTTGAGCGCTACTTGCAATGGCAAAACATTGGACGAAATCATTTCAGCTTATCAAGAGGGGGGCATATCCGGTTGCATCATCACAAAGGTTGATGAAGCGGCGAGCCTTGGTGTGGTATTGGATGCGGCGATACGCCGGAAACTGATGTTGCATTATGTCGCCAACGGACAAAAGGTTCCGGAGGATATTCATGCCGCGCATTCACGCTACTTGTTGCACCGCGCTTTCAAATCGTCACCTAAGGATTCCGCGTTCACTTTGCAAGATGCGGAATTCGCCCTGATCATGGCTACCAAGGGCGAAGCGGAGACGTTGTCATCGATGGGTCAAGCGATTGCAGGATTGGCATATGACTAG
- the flhA gene encoding flagellar biosynthesis protein FlhA, giving the protein MNNAATLSSVGMLNNLKNLAGPILIIMILAMMVLPLPPFILDVFFTFNIAVSIIVLMVSLYTRNPLDFAVFPTILLITTLLRLSLNIASTRVVLLDGHTGPDAAGKVIEAFGHFLVGGNYAVGIVVFIILVVINFVVITKGAGRIAEVSARFTLDAMPGKQMAIDADLNAGLIGEDEARKRRATISQEADFYGSMDGASKFVRGDAIAGILIMLITIVGGLIVGIMQHDLELAAAAKNYTLLTIGDGLVGQIPALIISTAAGLMVSRVTTDEDLGEQVLSQLFNQPQILVITASILGIMGLIPGMPNFVFLLIASILGGIAYLKLKNPVVQPVAPAPAEVPSLERSDASWEDVTPIDTLGLEVGYRLIPLVDKNQQGELLKRINGIRRKFAQEIGFLPPVIHIRDNLELRPNAYRITLKGSVIGQGESYSGMYLAINPGRVTMQLPGTVTSDPAFGLPAVWIESSLREQAQLNGYTVVDASTVVTTHINHLIHAHAAELLGRQELQKLFDYLNVQFPKLIEDLVPKLLPLSTVQKVLHHLLEEDVHVRDMRTIIDVLTEHAAKTQDAIELTALVRSALGRAIVDQYFPAESEVQVMSLHHELENLLTQVMQGNGTQGPGIEPGLADTLLNETRVAAQQQEKLGLPLVLLVPGSIRFLMAKFLRRALPQLRVLAHSEIPDSKKIKITSLVGGNP; this is encoded by the coding sequence ATGAATAATGCAGCTACATTGTCATCCGTAGGAATGCTTAATAATCTTAAGAATTTGGCCGGGCCAATATTGATTATTATGATTCTGGCCATGATGGTGTTGCCGCTGCCGCCATTCATTCTGGATGTGTTCTTCACTTTCAATATCGCGGTATCGATCATCGTGCTGATGGTCAGTCTGTACACCCGGAATCCACTGGATTTCGCGGTTTTTCCGACAATTCTGTTGATTACTACCTTGCTTCGGTTATCGCTGAACATCGCTTCCACCCGGGTGGTATTGCTCGACGGTCATACCGGGCCCGATGCGGCCGGTAAGGTGATCGAAGCGTTCGGGCACTTTCTGGTGGGCGGGAATTACGCTGTCGGTATCGTCGTATTCATTATTCTGGTGGTGATCAACTTTGTTGTGATTACCAAAGGTGCGGGACGTATTGCCGAAGTCAGCGCGCGTTTCACCTTGGATGCCATGCCGGGCAAGCAAATGGCGATCGATGCCGACCTGAACGCCGGTTTGATCGGTGAGGATGAAGCGCGCAAACGCAGAGCAACTATTTCCCAGGAAGCGGATTTTTACGGTTCGATGGATGGTGCCAGCAAATTCGTACGCGGCGATGCGATTGCCGGCATATTGATTATGTTGATTACCATCGTCGGCGGGTTGATTGTCGGTATCATGCAACATGATCTGGAGTTAGCTGCGGCGGCGAAGAATTATACCTTGCTGACCATCGGCGACGGTCTGGTCGGGCAAATTCCCGCGCTGATCATTTCAACGGCTGCCGGTTTAATGGTGAGCCGTGTGACGACCGACGAAGATCTCGGCGAGCAGGTTTTGAGCCAACTGTTCAATCAGCCGCAAATCTTGGTTATCACTGCTTCCATACTAGGCATCATGGGATTAATTCCCGGCATGCCAAATTTCGTATTTCTGCTGATTGCCTCCATTTTAGGCGGGATCGCTTATTTAAAACTGAAGAATCCGGTTGTACAACCAGTTGCGCCCGCGCCTGCCGAAGTTCCTTCGCTGGAGAGATCAGATGCCAGTTGGGAAGATGTAACACCGATTGATACGCTGGGACTGGAAGTTGGATATCGTTTGATCCCTCTGGTCGATAAAAACCAGCAGGGCGAGCTGCTAAAAAGAATTAATGGAATACGCAGAAAGTTCGCGCAAGAAATCGGTTTTCTGCCGCCAGTCATTCACATTCGCGACAACCTTGAATTGCGGCCCAATGCTTACCGGATCACGCTGAAAGGCTCGGTCATCGGTCAAGGAGAATCGTATTCCGGCATGTATCTGGCGATTAATCCGGGCAGGGTAACCATGCAATTACCCGGCACTGTCACAAGCGACCCTGCTTTTGGGTTGCCCGCCGTGTGGATCGAATCCTCGCTGCGTGAACAAGCGCAGCTCAACGGCTATACCGTTGTGGATGCGAGTACCGTTGTGACCACGCATATCAATCACTTGATCCATGCGCATGCCGCCGAGCTTTTAGGCCGGCAGGAATTGCAGAAGCTATTCGATTATTTGAATGTGCAATTTCCTAAACTTATTGAAGACTTGGTACCCAAGCTACTGCCGTTATCGACGGTGCAAAAAGTCTTACATCATTTACTCGAAGAAGATGTTCATGTCCGGGATATGCGCACCATTATTGACGTATTGACCGAGCATGCGGCAAAAACCCAAGATGCCATTGAATTGACTGCTTTAGTCAGATCGGCGCTCGGCCGCGCTATTGTCGATCAATATTTCCCCGCTGAATCTGAAGTGCAAGTCATGAGCCTGCATCATGAATTAGAAAATTTATTGACCCAAGTCATGCAAGGCAATGGAACGCAAGGCCCCGGAATCGAACCCGGATTAGCGGATACCTTGTTGAATGAGACCCGCGTTGCCGCACAACAGCAAGAAAAATTGGGCCTTCCATTGGTATTGCTGGTACCCGGAAGCATACGTTTCTTAATGGCGAAATTTTTACGCCGCGCTTTGCCACAGTTACGCGTGCTGGCGCATTCCGAAATTCCTGATTCGAAGAAAATCAAAATCACTTCCCTGGTCGGAGGTAATCCATGA
- the flhB gene encoding flagellar biosynthesis protein FlhB has translation MSEESDLERTEEATPRRLEKAREEGQVARSLELTTFTVLLAAAAGVLFLGAGLMDKLLKIMKTGMTVERELAFQPELMLVRFYHLAIEGLISMAPLLFLLLVVAFFAPMLLSGWMFSTKALIPKFDRIDPIKGFGRIFSVHSLVELVKAILKTVIIGGVAALVIWSNKDTVMALMTVPVDLGVSRTGDFLAISFLLIIGAMVLVVAIDIPYKIWEHAKQLRMTKEDVRKEFKESEGDPFVKARIRNIQREAARRRMMAEVPKADVIVTNPTHYAVALRYQNGMRAPKVVAKGVHLLAARIREIAEENRIPILEAPPLARALYHHAELESEIPEKLYTAVAEVLAYVFQLRRYNEYGGKAPQPPVDVPVPVELDPGQQAV, from the coding sequence ATGTCGGAAGAGAGTGATTTAGAACGTACCGAAGAGGCCACGCCGAGGCGCTTAGAGAAAGCGCGGGAAGAAGGCCAGGTTGCACGTTCTCTTGAACTGACGACATTTACCGTGTTATTGGCTGCGGCTGCGGGCGTTCTGTTCTTGGGCGCTGGATTAATGGACAAGTTGCTGAAAATCATGAAAACCGGCATGACCGTTGAACGGGAGCTGGCTTTTCAGCCGGAATTGATGCTAGTGCGGTTCTATCACTTAGCCATCGAGGGGTTGATTTCGATGGCTCCCTTATTGTTCCTGCTGCTGGTTGTCGCCTTTTTCGCGCCGATGCTGTTGAGCGGCTGGATGTTCAGTACCAAGGCATTAATACCGAAATTTGATCGCATTGATCCGATTAAAGGTTTTGGCCGGATTTTTTCGGTGCACAGCTTGGTCGAGCTGGTCAAAGCGATACTTAAAACGGTAATCATCGGCGGCGTTGCGGCATTGGTCATTTGGTCAAACAAAGATACGGTCATGGCGCTGATGACCGTTCCGGTCGATCTCGGAGTCAGCCGTACCGGTGATTTTCTAGCCATCAGTTTCCTGTTGATCATTGGCGCAATGGTTCTGGTTGTGGCAATCGATATTCCCTACAAAATTTGGGAGCATGCCAAACAATTGCGGATGACCAAAGAGGATGTTCGCAAGGAATTTAAAGAAAGCGAAGGAGATCCGTTTGTTAAAGCCCGTATCCGGAACATTCAACGCGAGGCCGCGCGCCGCCGCATGATGGCGGAAGTGCCGAAAGCAGACGTCATTGTCACCAATCCGACGCACTATGCTGTGGCATTGCGATACCAAAACGGCATGCGTGCGCCTAAAGTGGTTGCAAAAGGTGTGCACTTGCTGGCCGCTCGCATCCGTGAAATCGCCGAAGAGAATCGCATACCGATTCTGGAAGCGCCACCGCTGGCTCGTGCCTTATATCACCACGCTGAGCTGGAAAGCGAAATTCCGGAAAAATTGTATACCGCGGTTGCCGAAGTGTTGGCTTACGTCTTTCAGTTGAGACGCTATAACGAATACGGCGGAAAAGCACCGCAGCCGCCGGTTGATGTACCGGTTCCGGTGGAATTGGATCCGGGACAGCAGGCAGTCTAG
- a CDS encoding penicillin acylase family protein: protein MLLRGSLPQYDGETALPELAAPVTIDRDALGSVTLTGLSRLDLAMAMGFVHAQERFFEMDLMRRQAAGELAELFGIDVLSHDRKIRLLRLRARASAILQQLPGEHLQLLDAYRAGVNHGLHALAVRPFPYVLTRTRPVPWRNEDSLLVILAMFLTLNEENFNRELALSSMRAMLPEPVYDFLTSPAGNWDAPLLGEFMQLPPLPSENDIDLRAINAQKPADDFSRTEQSPGSNSFAVSGQLTGGAAIVANDMHLKLRVPNVWFRVRLIYPDASSARSHDITGISLPGVPSIVIGSNRHIAWSFTNSHGDFSDWARIRINDTDRAQYRNSDGWQPLQIFTETIRIRNAPDEQLTISETEWGPIIAQDHDGTPLALVWTALQPDAINLKLLELERITTAGDAAGIARQFGIPVQNFIAGDRNGNISWTLAGRIPGRFSSYDPQTPADWSLPGAGWRGWLDYDLYPLLHNPDSGRLWSANARAVSAEQLKLIGNGGYDLGARATQIRNRLFERDQFSIVDVQAIQLDDRALLLTRWFELLQKTAESFDTRAKWLQPVQTALADWTGKASTDSAAYHLVRAFRYEVMDTLMNGFVAQIRRNDPEFQFPRLSQTEWAVWQLLEQQPLHLLPAPHQNWNELLQHCLQAVAARMNQDGRFIIQKWGAVNSAQIKHPFSRQFPDWIGRWLDMPSDPLPGDHNMPRVQSPNFGASQRSVIAPGQEELSYFDMPGGQSGHPLSPYYGSGHTNWAQGKPTPFLPGLVDRQMKLVPPN, encoded by the coding sequence TTGTTACTACGCGGAAGCCTGCCGCAATACGATGGCGAAACCGCGCTGCCGGAATTGGCTGCACCAGTGACGATTGATCGGGATGCACTCGGCAGTGTCACCTTAACCGGCCTTAGCCGCCTGGATCTTGCGATGGCGATGGGATTTGTACATGCGCAGGAACGCTTTTTCGAAATGGATCTGATGAGACGGCAAGCTGCCGGAGAATTAGCCGAATTGTTCGGGATCGATGTGCTCTCGCATGACCGGAAAATTCGATTGCTGAGACTGCGCGCACGCGCTTCCGCGATCTTGCAGCAATTGCCGGGCGAACATTTGCAACTGCTTGACGCATACCGGGCGGGCGTTAATCACGGTTTGCACGCATTGGCAGTGCGTCCTTTTCCTTATGTGCTTACCCGAACCCGTCCTGTTCCATGGCGCAACGAAGACAGCCTGCTGGTCATATTGGCCATGTTTTTGACATTGAATGAAGAAAATTTTAATCGTGAGCTGGCGCTTTCCAGCATGCGCGCCATGCTGCCTGAACCGGTTTATGATTTTCTTACATCGCCGGCGGGAAACTGGGACGCGCCCTTGCTCGGTGAATTCATGCAACTGCCGCCGCTGCCCTCTGAAAATGATATCGATCTGCGAGCGATTAATGCGCAAAAGCCGGCGGATGATTTTTCCCGGACCGAGCAATCGCCCGGCAGTAACAGCTTTGCAGTCTCGGGGCAATTAACCGGCGGCGCTGCAATTGTCGCGAATGACATGCACTTAAAGTTACGCGTGCCCAATGTATGGTTCCGGGTGCGTTTGATTTATCCGGATGCTTCGTCCGCCCGGTCTCACGATATAACGGGCATCAGCTTGCCGGGCGTTCCATCCATCGTGATCGGTTCCAATCGTCATATCGCCTGGAGTTTTACCAATAGCCACGGTGATTTCTCAGATTGGGCTCGGATTCGTATCAACGATACCGATCGTGCGCAATATCGCAACTCAGATGGCTGGCAACCGCTCCAAATTTTTACCGAAACGATTCGTATCCGGAACGCGCCGGATGAGCAACTCACAATCTCCGAAACCGAGTGGGGGCCGATTATTGCGCAAGATCATGATGGAACACCGCTTGCATTGGTGTGGACTGCGCTGCAGCCGGACGCAATCAACCTCAAATTGCTGGAATTGGAGCGAATCACAACGGCTGGGGATGCCGCCGGCATCGCGCGCCAATTCGGCATCCCGGTACAAAATTTCATTGCCGGCGATCGTAACGGCAATATCAGCTGGACACTGGCTGGCCGCATTCCCGGCAGGTTCTCCAGTTACGATCCGCAAACGCCTGCGGATTGGTCGCTGCCCGGCGCCGGATGGCGCGGCTGGCTGGATTATGATTTGTATCCGCTGCTTCACAACCCTGACTCGGGGCGGCTATGGTCAGCCAATGCTCGCGCCGTTTCGGCGGAGCAACTCAAATTGATAGGTAACGGCGGTTACGACTTGGGAGCAAGAGCGACGCAAATTCGCAATCGTTTGTTTGAGCGCGATCAATTCTCCATTGTTGACGTACAGGCCATTCAGCTCGACGATCGCGCATTGCTGTTAACTCGTTGGTTTGAATTGTTACAAAAAACCGCTGAATCATTCGATACTCGCGCGAAATGGCTGCAACCGGTGCAAACGGCGCTGGCGGATTGGACCGGCAAAGCATCGACGGATTCGGCGGCATATCACCTTGTCCGAGCATTCCGCTATGAAGTCATGGATACCTTGATGAATGGTTTTGTAGCGCAGATCCGGCGAAACGATCCGGAATTCCAGTTTCCTCGGCTGAGCCAAACCGAATGGGCCGTGTGGCAATTACTCGAACAACAACCGCTGCACTTGCTTCCAGCGCCGCATCAGAACTGGAATGAATTACTGCAACATTGCCTGCAGGCAGTCGCGGCTCGGATGAATCAAGATGGCCGCTTTATCATACAAAAATGGGGCGCCGTAAATTCCGCGCAAATCAAGCATCCTTTCAGCCGGCAATTCCCGGATTGGATCGGGCGGTGGCTGGATATGCCCAGCGATCCATTGCCAGGGGATCATAATATGCCGCGTGTGCAATCCCCGAACTTTGGCGCTTCGCAACGCTCAGTCATCGCTCCCGGCCAGGAAGAATTGAGTTATTTCGATATGCCCGGAGGGCAAAGCGGGCATCCGCTCTCACCGTATTACGGCAGCGGCCATACTAACTGGGCTCAAGGGAAACCAACACCCTTTTTACCCGGCCTGGTTGATCGTCAAATGAAGCTGGTGCCACCCAATTGA
- the galU gene encoding UTP--glucose-1-phosphate uridylyltransferase GalU has protein sequence MKAIKKAVFPVAGLGTRFLPATKANPKEMLPIVDKPLIQFAAEEAVAAGIDVLIFIIGRNKNSIPDHFDKAFELEAKLEAESKWDMLNVVRDILPSRIDCIYIRQVEALGLGHAVLCAQSVVGDEPFAVLLADDLIKAGERCCLSQMVDIYSQHHCSILGIERVPHDTVHRYGIIDSSIMAKNLSKVNAIVEKPAIDAAPSNLAVVGRYILTPRIFKLLEQTERGAGNEIQLTDGIAKLLKDETVLGYEFTGKRYDCGSKSGYLQATVEFALQHPELKDGFEKYLQDLVKKNSTNPV, from the coding sequence ATGAAAGCGATAAAGAAAGCGGTTTTTCCTGTTGCCGGATTGGGAACACGTTTCTTGCCCGCGACCAAAGCAAATCCCAAGGAAATGCTGCCAATTGTCGATAAGCCGCTGATTCAGTTCGCTGCCGAAGAAGCCGTTGCTGCCGGGATTGATGTGTTAATTTTTATTATCGGCAGAAATAAAAATTCAATTCCGGATCATTTCGATAAAGCATTCGAACTGGAAGCCAAACTGGAAGCGGAGAGCAAGTGGGATATGCTGAATGTGGTCCGCGATATTCTGCCATCGCGTATTGATTGCATTTACATCCGCCAAGTGGAAGCCTTGGGCCTCGGTCATGCGGTTTTGTGCGCCCAATCGGTGGTCGGCGATGAGCCGTTTGCGGTTTTGCTGGCCGACGATTTGATCAAAGCGGGTGAACGCTGCTGCCTGAGTCAAATGGTTGATATTTATAGCCAGCATCATTGTTCGATATTAGGAATTGAGCGAGTGCCGCACGATACCGTCCACCGGTATGGAATTATCGACAGCTCGATCATGGCGAAAAATCTGTCAAAAGTGAATGCCATTGTCGAAAAACCGGCGATTGACGCAGCGCCTTCCAATCTGGCGGTAGTGGGCCGATACATTTTGACGCCGCGCATTTTCAAGTTGCTGGAACAAACTGAACGCGGCGCCGGAAACGAAATCCAGCTAACCGATGGGATTGCTAAATTGCTAAAAGATGAAACGGTTTTAGGCTATGAATTTACCGGAAAACGATACGATTGCGGTAGTAAATCGGGCTATTTGCAAGCAACGGTGGAATTTGCCTTACAGCACCCGGAGCTAAAAGATGGCTTTGAAAAGTATCTGCAGGATCTTGTGAAGAAAAATTCAACCAACCCGGTATAA
- the galE gene encoding UDP-glucose 4-epimerase GalE, whose translation MIFVTGGAGYIGSHTCVELLNAGYDVTVFDNFSNSSPEALVRVQRITGRKLQIIQGDCRDRSALIAALQQSRANAVIHFAGLKAVGESVSKPLNYYDHNVVGALRLLEAMQTCHVQTIVFSSSATVYGDPVYLPITEDHPLSPTNPYGRSKWMIEEILRDAYRSDSLMRICILRYFNPVGAHDSGLIGEDPQGIPNNLMPFIAQVAVGRREHLNIWGNDYSTHDGTGVRDYIHVVDLAIGHIRALAALKNINSAQNDQSSGCMTVNLGTGQGYSVMDVLRAYEKVSGCRIPYQIAPRRSGDIAACYADPQLASQVLGWKARFDLEAMCRDSWRWQSGNPSGYQQ comes from the coding sequence ATGATTTTTGTTACAGGCGGAGCAGGGTATATCGGGTCGCATACTTGCGTTGAATTGTTGAATGCTGGGTATGATGTAACCGTTTTTGACAATTTTAGTAACAGCAGCCCCGAAGCACTCGTTCGTGTGCAGCGGATCACCGGCAGGAAATTACAAATTATCCAGGGCGATTGCCGGGATCGCAGTGCTTTGATCGCTGCATTGCAACAGAGCCGGGCTAATGCAGTTATTCATTTTGCCGGTTTAAAGGCCGTCGGCGAATCTGTGTCAAAGCCGCTCAATTACTACGATCATAACGTCGTCGGTGCTTTGCGATTACTGGAAGCGATGCAGACATGCCATGTTCAAACGATCGTCTTTAGCTCTTCCGCTACGGTGTATGGCGATCCGGTTTACTTGCCTATTACTGAAGATCATCCATTGTCGCCCACTAACCCTTATGGCCGCAGTAAATGGATGATTGAAGAAATTCTACGCGATGCGTACCGCAGCGATTCTTTGATGAGGATTTGCATATTGCGTTATTTTAATCCGGTGGGTGCGCATGACAGTGGTTTAATCGGTGAAGATCCGCAAGGTATCCCGAACAATTTGATGCCTTTTATCGCGCAAGTTGCGGTAGGTCGAAGAGAGCATTTGAATATTTGGGGTAACGATTACTCGACGCACGATGGTACTGGCGTGCGTGATTACATTCATGTGGTTGATTTAGCTATCGGTCATATCCGCGCACTGGCGGCGTTAAAAAACATCAATAGCGCACAAAATGATCAATCTTCCGGTTGCATGACCGTAAATCTAGGCACAGGGCAGGGCTATAGCGTCATGGATGTGTTGCGTGCTTATGAAAAGGTTAGTGGATGCCGGATTCCGTATCAGATAGCGCCTCGGCGTTCCGGTGATATTGCGGCGTGTTATGCCGATCCTCAACTGGCGTCCCAAGTACTCGGCTGGAAAGCGCGATTTGATTTGGAGGCGATGTGCAGGGACAGCTGGCGCTGGCAGAGCGGGAATCCAAGCGGTTATCAGCAGTGA
- a CDS encoding site-specific integrase — MATTLPNGKRIRQSAGTENRQDAEALLAKIRLEAFREHHFGIKPQRSWQEAVVRYLTIKASLRSFRDVNRICRMLDPYLGSLTLNQINGDVIWSVVQGQLKKGNTPATVNRYLALIRNLLKMARDEWQWIDSIPKIRLLPGEVERDRWLTREEADRLIAAAPEHLAALIRFALATGCRAREITGLEWNRVDLDRRTAWLNRTKNGTPRGVPLNADAVVVLQEQMGKHEQFCFTYQGKPILWEVTNSAWHTALAKAGLKDFRFHDLRHTWASWHRQAGTSCDELKDLGGWKSRIMVDRYAKYATEHLRVAAARIEDGRGGNVVNLSRFCHVQKEKRS, encoded by the coding sequence ATTGCAACAACGCTCCCAAACGGCAAAAGAATACGCCAAAGCGCTGGGACTGAAAACCGGCAAGATGCCGAAGCACTGCTAGCCAAAATCCGGCTTGAAGCATTTCGTGAACATCATTTCGGTATTAAACCCCAACGCTCATGGCAAGAAGCCGTAGTACGGTATCTCACAATCAAAGCGAGTTTGCGTAGTTTTCGGGATGTAAATCGGATTTGCCGGATGCTTGATCCCTATTTGGGAAGTCTGACATTGAATCAAATTAACGGTGACGTGATTTGGTCAGTGGTACAGGGACAACTCAAGAAGGGTAACACACCGGCAACGGTGAATCGTTATCTGGCTTTGATTCGCAATTTGCTGAAAATGGCGCGCGATGAATGGCAGTGGATTGATAGCATCCCTAAAATTCGCTTATTGCCTGGCGAAGTGGAACGGGATCGGTGGTTAACCAGAGAAGAAGCAGATCGATTGATTGCAGCTGCACCTGAACACCTGGCGGCATTGATCCGGTTTGCACTGGCAACAGGCTGCCGGGCGCGTGAGATAACCGGATTGGAGTGGAATCGAGTCGATTTAGATCGACGCACTGCATGGTTGAATCGTACTAAAAATGGCACACCGAGAGGCGTTCCGTTAAATGCGGATGCAGTGGTAGTTTTGCAGGAACAAATGGGTAAGCATGAGCAGTTTTGTTTTACCTATCAAGGCAAACCGATTCTCTGGGAAGTTACAAATAGTGCATGGCATACCGCTCTAGCTAAAGCAGGATTAAAAGATTTTCGGTTTCATGATCTCAGACATACTTGGGCTTCATGGCATCGACAGGCTGGGACAAGCTGCGATGAATTAAAGGATTTAGGTGGCTGGAAATCTAGAATTATGGTGGATCGCTATGCTAAGTATGCAACCGAGCATTTAAGGGTTGCGGCGGCTAGAATCGAGGATGGACGTGGCGGGAATGTTGTGAATCTGTCACGTTTTTGTCACGTTCAAAAAGAAAAAAGGAGTTAG
- a CDS encoding helix-turn-helix domain-containing protein: protein MGKVSLPLPAIRCLSKEEAAQYLGIGVTLLTELDIPCIKIGRRSLYDRVDLDAWIEEYKQGEHGRAKKEAIWPKPKKESTGDKILASGGLQQRSQTAKEYAKALGLKTGKMPKHC from the coding sequence ATGGGTAAAGTTAGTCTGCCCCTGCCTGCCATTCGATGCTTATCTAAAGAAGAAGCGGCGCAATATCTCGGTATCGGTGTCACATTACTGACGGAATTGGATATTCCTTGTATCAAGATAGGCCGCCGCAGTCTTTATGACAGGGTTGACCTGGATGCCTGGATAGAAGAATATAAGCAAGGCGAGCACGGGCGGGCTAAGAAGGAGGCAATATGGCCCAAACCCAAGAAGGAGTCTACCGGAGACAAGATTCTCGCTTCTGGTGGATTGCAACAACGCTCCCAAACGGCAAAAGAATACGCCAAAGCGCTGGGACTGAAAACCGGCAAGATGCCGAAGCACTGCTAG